The genomic window AATGTGTGTTGTTCAAGACTAACGAGAAAACCTTCAGCTTTTTTCTGCAAACTGAAATGTTTGTCATTTTTTGAggtctaattttcttttcatgtctTCTCTAGTGCCATGTAACACAGTGTTTGGTTCAACACATACTATGGTGAGCTAACTGTAACTTAAACTTTTGACATGGTTGCCAAAAAGCAAATAGCCGCAAACAGCAGATCTATTTCAATGAATATAGTATTTAAACTGAGTTTAAATACTATAAAGGCCAGATAGGGGCCACATACTATTGGCAAGTAAAAGCTCCTGCTGGCTGTACAATGAACTCAATTCTAAACTGGGCTAGACCTCAcccagtttttgtatttttctttttttcaatgtacACCAAAGACAACATCCTCTGTGAAATGTTTTACAGTGGTAACACTGATTAATGACAGGAACATTATTGGGTATGATTTAAGAGTTTTATATTGTCATAAAACCATTTTTGTGTACCTCCTAATGAAGAAATTCTTGAATTCTCACTTGACAGGACATTGCTGCCTTTGAGAGGCTCTTCAATGATGATGTTTCATGTGGCAAGACACCACTGCTTCTTATTGCTTATGCAGGTATGTGAACACCTTTCTTTACTTACAACCCTTTTTTACATCCTTTGCACCAGTCCTATAGCAAATAGCATCATggctaaactgaccaatcagtttatacaaaccagACTAAGAACAATTGACTGACTGcaactcttcacttgactctgatgatgactttcacCAAGTTGTAGACAACAGTCTATCAGTCTATCAGAGTACACAATGAAATCCCTTCTCTGAGAGCCATTTCATGATGACCCTAGGTTCAAGTGCATGCATTGTCATTTTCTCTTGCTTCTGATaatgttcttccttttttattgccattaattttttgtagaaaaaagtaaatattatgaAGTAAATATTATGAAGTAAATATTTTGATAACATAACATTATTCATCAATctgatttgaaaatgtttttgttttcttgtgttaaatgattttttaatagGAACCCCATTGGCTGGACATACTGATAATCTCAGTAGATTAAGAGAACTTTGCACACAGAATGGTCTCTGGCTTCATCTTGAAGGGTATGGTCAATAATTTTCATGTATTGTATTGGACAATCAACCAAGTActaaggttttatttttttactgaagGACTGTTTCTCAAACTCTTTATTCCTTCTTGCTTGTGAACAGACaattaaacattcatttgaaAGGCATTTGTACCTGTGGTGAGGGTTTTTCAATGTTCATTTACTCTCCTGCTAATTGAATCCATACTAACAGTTTTTTtgttacatatatttttttaagggaCACCCTGGCAACTCTGTGCCTTGAAACAGTTCCTGCTTCCTTGAAGGTATTAATTTTGTTATGGAATATTTTAATTACCTTCAATTATGCttatataatttatttaagttttaaatctctttctttgatCTCCAGAGTGCCCCTGCCTGTGACAGCATGAGCCTAAATATCAGCAAATGGTTTGCATTGCCCAGTGCACCTTATTGTGTATCTTTTTTATTGATGATAATTAGAAAAGACAGTAAAGTGGTCTTTGAAGTTTTCTCCTTAATATGTAATTATATATGGGCAATTTCTTTTGATATAGCAGTTAACATGATCTGTGCTTTCACAGAAATAAATTGAATGAGCAattggataatttggtttatcaatAATGCAAATCAGTCactgtgaagagtttctaaagctggcCTTTGgaacgttagcccttcctcagagcgattagcgattgattgattgattgattgattgaaataACAGTTACAGCACTGAAGATTGGAATCTTTTAGAATCATTGTGTTTCCTAATACAGGTGCTAAAAATAGTAGTTACTGTGGGAAACAGTTATAGAAAGATCACATCAAATTATCTATAAAACTTCTTTCACTGCAGGCCGTGGGTGGCCTTTGAAAATGAATCAGGGGTTAAAGTTGATGAGTTCTGCTGCAATATTCGAATAAGATGTTTTtagattttatttattcaataaacCGTCATTGAATTACATAAAGATACCTTTATGTTTGTTCATGTACCTCAAATGACACGTGTTTAAGGGTAATGTGACTTAATATTTGAGGCCTTTATATCAGTAATTAACAATATAATGTTAATTTTGCgcaaaaatttctcttaatttgGAGCAAGACATTCTACAGAGCGAAAGATCTTGTTTTGGTATGTATAATCCATTAcatttttgtcctttttctatttttttttttttttgttattgttgcaTTTGTTTTTCACTTCTGAGCCTAACCAACAAGGAAATTGTGAGTACTTCATATTGAGTGACTGAGATTGAGATTAAGCCCTTGTTTTATAGGCAGAGGCCTCAGGACTCAGTCAAAGCCACACACCTGACAGACTGTCTGTCCTTCCTCTTTGGATTAGTATTCAGACTATCGGTGAGCATAAATTCTATGTTGTATGGGATGTTTTTCGCCTAAAACATTTTCACTCCCTGGATAATTGGAACCACTGGGGCAATTAGCAACCTTATTAGTATCAGTGGCTTCTTTTCTAAGCTCTTTTTCATAAGGTATCAATGTTGATTATAGACAAGGTTTATGCCCCTATCTGTAATATCATTACCAGTCAAGGATGCGTACTTGTTTTTAAAGAATCTACTGCATAAAAATTATGTCAAGTGCTCTTCTCTACCAAGGATACCGATTAATGTTGAGAGAGCTTTGTAAGAATGTAATCATCAAGGCTAAATTGTCTGAACCAGTACCATGTCTATGTACACTTTTTGTTTGAAGTAAACTCAGGAACAGTGTTTAGTAAATTTCAAACATCTTGTgtgtgcattttttttcttttcatggtgTTACCTAAGTACATGTAATAAGCtaacagcatttttttttttttttttgataacagGTTTAGATAAAATGCGAGAAATGATTTTACATGCAGCCCAACTGGTAAGGATGGCTATTATTATGAATACTAAAAGTGCTTGGGATCAGTATTTTGTGTATCTTTGCTTTGTAATAACTgagttaaaaatgaatcaaatatttCTTGGAAGATCTGATTATCATTTCCCATTCATTTGACAACAATGTATTCTTTTCTAGTCTCAACAATTGTGTGTGAGTTTAGATGGCATGCAAGCTGCTGTGAAGAGGATTGTAAGTAACTTACTTTATAGATAAATTGTTCAGCTAAGTAGTGTTTTATTGAGGCGTATTTTTTTAGTTGTGCTGATAGAATTCATAATCTTGTTTTCATTTAGTGCATAGATTTCAAACTTCTTATGTATCAGGCATAGCAAGAATCCTCGCCCCTTTTCAGTTTTCCAAAGTATTGCCATTTTCTGTTATCATTGCCATAGTTTCCCACCAAAGCCCACAGAAATTCATGGCATGTCTAAATGTTTTTCGCCTCCGTCAATCTGACAATTAGTGTGTTCACTTCAGGCCCAGCCCCACTGTATGTCGTCCATAGTTGTGTTCCAATACAAAGCAGCCCCTGTATCCCCAAGTGGATCCATTGTACAGACTGGTGGAGAAGAAGATGCCTCAGATCAAGATGAAGAACAAGGTACCTTGAGATAGAAAGCACCTGTTACCTGAAGTATGCTGCCTTTGATGTTCTATTACCAAAAAGtaacccaccccaccccacctaCACTGAGATGTTTGGTTTTGACCCCCACACCCCAAAAACTCTGTAGTTCAGTGATATAGCATAGAAGCACAGATTAATCCCTGTAGTTCAAGTCCTCCTAGTGAGTCAGATCTTTTTTGTTGTCCCACAGttatgacaagacgaaaaccaTCTTTCTTGGTTTCATGATCAACCTCAGAATttccatcttttttatttcaagtctAATTTTTGTCTGGACTTGCCATCAATTTTTGACTTTTGGGGATGTGTTACTTAGAAGGAATTTTTCATTGGTCAAAGTGTTTCTCAAACTAGAATGTGATTGTGATTCATTTTGTACAGATGACACAGAACTCTCCTCTTCCTCAGGATCATCATCTCCAGAACCAGGCTGTGTTTCCTCTTCAGTGAGGGATTCAATCAATCAAATGGTAATGGAACTAAAATGCTGTACTGAAGTACATAATACAGTATTGAAtagcaaatttattttcttgtcatCTTTAAGCGCTCTCCCCTTGTTCAGTTAAGTGCTTTGTTAGTACAATAGGCTGGAATCCTCGCCAATTAGCAGATAGGAACAGTAACTTAACATGTAAGGAGTGATTTAGGTTGTGTTTTTGGAAATTCCTTGGCTGTTTGAGaatgaaagtgaaaaactgAGATGGAAAACAGTGGCCAAGGTGCAAGGGGAGATACTGAGATCTTTTAATTGATCTAATTAACTCAAGTGAAATTGTGTCAGAGTGGTTGtcatttgaaactttttatcaCTAGATTGACATTGAATGGTGTTTAGGTGATGGGAAAATTATATACTGGTTAAGGAATAGAATACTTTGTCAAGGAAATGCAGTTTATTCATAGCAAGGCAGTGCAGTTGGGAACTGAAATATACTGATTGGACAATTATCTTACTCTCCTTGAACTGAGAGAAGGAATGAGATCATAGCATTTACTTTCTCTTTATAACAGATTATGTTTTTATGGTATTTATCTTATACTAGATTGCAAAATACCTGGCTCAACAAGTACCTTCAGTTAAAATTGGGGTTGTGAATTTGCCCAAAGAGGGATGCTGCATTAGATTCAATCCTGTCCTTTCATCCAGAAGTAAGTTTTTCTATAAAGTAGGTCTTATCAAACCTCCACTTCTCCAAGTATAGGAACAACAGGAAAAAGCAATGTTTGTCACTTGACTATGGGTTTATATGTTTGTGTGCTTAACAACTGCTAATCCTAACAACTTAGAGTAAGTGCTGAAAGTTTTGGCCTGTGGCTTTTGTTTTGAGTGGAAACTCACTGAAACTTCTCTTGACCTATTGGCACTTCACTTTATTTTCAAGATATCTTTGGCATTTGATGTCAAAAAGATGCTAATAGATAAACATCCACaacttaacaagaaaaaaacaaattacagagGGGCACATGCCTTTGTTTGCTGAAGTGATGAtactaaataaaataattctatAATTGGTAAACTTGTATAAGTAATTAGCTTATGTTTTATTTATCCTGCTGCTGGAAGCTATgacttcttaaaaattttttaaaagaaataaattgcagcaaattgaataatttgtaatctggtatttttcttttttttttttcagtatgtgGAACAACCAGTGAAAATGTTGAAGACTTTGTTATCTGCCTCAAAGAAGAAGTGGTATGTTATGTTAATAAAGTTCTCTTTAACTTCATTGTTTGTTGGTGCAATGGCTTGAAAGTCACCAATCAAAATGCCATTGGTGGAATCAACAATTATGATAATATTGTTAAGTGCTGCTCACACCTTTACCacttgcaaaaatattttgaatatacACTGTATTTATAatttggttaaccctttaaactctaagagtgaccaCCATCTactttttccttacaatatcacccttgaatcacagGAGAAGATCACCAGTTAacctcctgattgttaaacaattctccctgtcagcacttTGGGATTGATTTGAATTGTATTTAGTGACTGTTGGAGAACATGCTTTGGCCTCAAACAGTAACGGgagctttttctcttttaaattcagGCCAGAATAGATAACCGGCTTCTATCTCAAGAGGAATTTAGATTAGCAACAGAAGGCAAGGAACATGTTGTTGCAGTGGAGATTCAGGACACTTCAGCTGTTGGTGCCCTTCTGTAAGTAGAGCTAAGATTTACTCTATATATTTTGAAGGGTAAATTTAACTCATTGATGTAAGAGCCAATAGGATAATCTGTGGCAGTTTTGTATTGCACCAAGTCATACATACTGTAGTGTATAACAAGATACattgattgtaattttttttttttacctctttgtGACTAGATGTGTTCCTCGTTACTGGACCAACAAGGATTTAGGAAAACTCAGGGAGGCCAAGAAAGTTGAACTTAATGACTGGAACAAAGAAGTGTTGGCAAAGGTTTCTGAAGGAATGGAAGATGTTTTTAGTAAGGGCCGCACTCAAGATGGTCTCACCTGTATTACAATTGATAAGGTATTTAAAGTACTGTGCAACACAACTGCTTTTGAATGTGTTTGCTGATTCAATCCAGAGGCCCACTGTAGAGATTAGTAAAGATTACAATATTTGTGGTTAAATCTCACTAGGTCTGCAGTactaaagataaaacaaaaatttactgCTCTACCTGTGTACCTTAAACAGCTTCTCTGGAAGTGTTGCATTTCTGAGTGGTAATCTTGAAATTAGCAGATGATGTTTGATGTTTGTCTAGAGCAAAAGAAgagttgttagatttttttcctcttagttttCATCTTATCATTCTAACAGATGTTTCTGTTTAAATTCTTCCTTCTCTTTATTCTTGTTATCTAGTTATCTCTATGATTTAACTTTCTCTGTGCTGTAAAGCTTGATTACAAACTTTTCCCTGATCTTTTCTTAGGTGCCAGCCACATCATCTGTTGATGCAGTGGTAGATATTGTTTGTAAAGGAGCTACAGAACTGGAAACCTCGAGCAAGGTGTACTAAGCTGACTGAATTATTGTTTTATGTGACTGAATTATACTCCATCTGGTTAACAAACATTAGTCCAAGTGACTAcaaattgtaaaaaagaaaTGCCTGGGCCAGTAAAACCTGCCCATCCACTAAACTATTCTTCAGTTtattcactctgacaaagggctaatgctcgtAACACaccttagaaactctttatggtggccaatttacattatcaactcagttgttaatactaaattaccctgttatactctacAATTGatgcagcacaacagtttctttacaaacttaccccctttatcccTCAGTTCATTCACTCACTGTTCTCAGCAAGAAGGAACTGCTTCCCCAGTGTACATTTACCTGTAAATAGTATACTCTAGATGAAggaataatgatgataatactTGCagtatttttttgcaattttggAACATTCATCtcattgtttcaaaattctCTAATTGTAGATATTTGCACATGTAAGCAAGGGCAAAAAGTTGTATTACATTAGCTATggagaaataataattatgtataATTTAATTAGTAAATTTGTTGAAGAAACAAAGTTTTTTCATCTGGAAGGTGCATGTTAATGATAAATTTATACTGCTTTTCCTGTTTAGTATTTAGAGCAGATGGCTGATGCAATTCAGAGAGGTATTGAAGCTGCTCAGCAAGACTTGGTGAAAGAATCAGAGGAAAAACTGTTGGAGGAGGTAATC from Pocillopora verrucosa isolate sample1 chromosome 8, ASM3666991v2, whole genome shotgun sequence includes these protein-coding regions:
- the LOC131797117 gene encoding putative pyridoxal-dependent decarboxylase domain-containing protein 2 isoform X1; protein product: MAEDSTPVSSEQKRPVDDDMRKLSEDGKVEQKEYLETYNVVLSCVKSLFDLSRDNEHKEESLSKDTEEPQSKTELSKVLSQICGLVNHEKPQTQFTCAPDHYTHISIIGKTLSLYLSLLDEACVNKLSACIKSDCSHWLSKLFGYENALCCFHEHQWDGLVRVCRLALRLKYPKFGTEGFTALYTRPPVVYISSSACNSLGHYLCTQLGLPQSSVCKVPCNTVFGSTHTMDIAAFERLFNDDVSCGKTPLLLIAYAGTPLAGHTDNLSRLRELCTQNGLWLHLEGDTLATLCLETVPASLKSAPACDSMSLNISKWFALPSAPYCTFYRAKDLVLAEASGLSQSHTPDRLSVLPLWISIQTIGLDKMREMILHAAQLSQQLCVSLDGMQAAVKRIAQPHCMSSIVVFQYKAAPVSPSGSIVQTGGEEDASDQDEEQDDTELSSSSGSSSPEPGCVSSSVRDSINQMIAKYLAQQVPSVKIGVVNLPKEGCCIRFNPVLSSRICGTTSENVEDFVICLKEEVARIDNRLLSQEEFRLATEGKEHVVAVEIQDTSAVGALLCVPRYWTNKDLGKLREAKKVELNDWNKEVLAKVSEGMEDVFSKGRTQDGLTCITIDKVPATSSVDAVVDIVCKGATELETSSKYLEQMADAIQRGIEAAQQDLVKESEEKLLEEGLLRQVPLVSSFMNWLSPLPEEPKTIGRTFNLTSGNLHKTEKIYKYHMQVQDEDDEEAVPVTPTKSSPEATPVKESPAASD
- the LOC131797117 gene encoding putative pyridoxal-dependent decarboxylase domain-containing protein 2 isoform X2, with protein sequence MAEDSTPVSSEQKRPVDDDMRKLSEDGKVEQKEYLETYNVVLSCVKSLFDLSRDNEHKEESLSKDTEEPQSKTELSKVLSQICGLVNHEKPQTQFTCAPDHYTHISIIGKTLSLYLSLLDEACVNKLSACIKSDCSHWLSKLFGYENALCCFHEHQWDGLVRVCRLALRLKYPKFGTEGFTALYTRPPVVYISSSACNSLGHYLCTQLGLPQSSVCKVPCNTVFGSTHTMDIAAFERLFNDDVSCGKTPLLLIAYAGTPLAGHTDNLSRLRELCTQNGLWLHLEGDTLATLCLETVPASLKSAPACDSMSLNISKWFALPSAPYCTFYRAKDLVLAEASGLSQSHTPDRLSVLPLWISIQTIGLDKMREMILHAAQLSQQLCVSLDGMQAAVKRIAQPHCMSSIVVFQYKAAPVSPSGSIVQTGGEEDASDQDEEQGSSSPEPGCVSSSVRDSINQMIAKYLAQQVPSVKIGVVNLPKEGCCIRFNPVLSSRICGTTSENVEDFVICLKEEVARIDNRLLSQEEFRLATEGKEHVVAVEIQDTSAVGALLCVPRYWTNKDLGKLREAKKVELNDWNKEVLAKVSEGMEDVFSKGRTQDGLTCITIDKVPATSSVDAVVDIVCKGATELETSSKYLEQMADAIQRGIEAAQQDLVKESEEKLLEEGLLRQVPLVSSFMNWLSPLPEEPKTIGRTFNLTSGNLHKTEKIYKYHMQVQDEDDEEAVPVTPTKSSPEATPVKESPAASD